The genome window CGACCCCGAGGCCGCGCCGGAACACCGCCCGCCCGGCCGGGCCGAACACGCTCCAGGCGGCGACCACGTCGGCGGCGGGGTCGCCGGCCCCGGCGGCGCCGAAGTCGATGACCGCCCGGAGCCGGCCGCCGCGGACGAGCAGGTTGGGCCGGAGGAGGTCGCTGTGGATCCACACCGGCGGCCCGCTCCACGCCGGCGCCCGGAGGGCGCGCTCCCAGGCGGCGGTGGCGGCGGCGCCGTCGATCACCTCCCGGGCCGAG of Actinomycetota bacterium contains these proteins:
- a CDS encoding phosphotransferase; this translates as SAREVIDGAAATAAWERALRAPAWSGPPVWIHSDLLRPNLLVRGGRLRAVIDFGAAGAGDPAADVVAAWSVFGPAGRAVFRRGLGVDDGTWERARGYALHQAALIIPYYAETNPGFVASARRTVEQVLADIAA